A window of the Streptomyces sp. NBC_01351 genome harbors these coding sequences:
- the ndgR gene encoding IclR family transcriptional regulator NdgR — protein sequence MDNSSGVGVLDKAALVLSALESGPATLAGLVAATGLARPTAHRLAVALEHHRMVARDMQGRFILGPRLAELAAAAGEDRLLATAGPVLTHLRDVTGESAQLYRRQGDMRICVAAAERLSGLRDTVPVGSTLPMKAGSAAQILMAWEEPERLHRGLQGARFTATALSGVRRRGWAQSIGEREPGVASVSAPVRGPSNRVVASVSVSGPIERLTRHPGRMHAQAVIDAAARLTEALRRSG from the coding sequence ATGGACAACTCTAGCGGCGTCGGCGTTCTCGACAAGGCAGCTCTGGTATTGAGCGCACTGGAGTCCGGTCCGGCCACCCTCGCCGGGCTGGTCGCGGCGACAGGGCTCGCACGACCCACGGCACACCGGCTGGCCGTGGCACTGGAACACCACCGGATGGTGGCGAGGGACATGCAGGGCCGGTTCATCCTCGGACCGCGGCTGGCGGAGCTCGCCGCCGCGGCCGGCGAGGACCGCCTGCTGGCCACGGCGGGACCGGTACTGACCCACCTGCGCGACGTGACGGGCGAGAGCGCTCAGCTCTACCGCCGTCAGGGAGACATGCGCATCTGCGTGGCGGCCGCCGAGCGGCTGTCGGGCCTGCGGGACACCGTCCCGGTGGGCTCCACGCTCCCGATGAAGGCCGGCTCGGCCGCGCAGATCCTGATGGCCTGGGAGGAGCCCGAGCGGCTCCACCGCGGCCTGCAGGGCGCGCGCTTCACGGCGACGGCGCTCTCGGGCGTACGGCGCCGCGGCTGGGCGCAGTCGATCGGCGAGCGGGAGCCCGGCGTGGCCTCCGTGTCGGCGCCCGTGCGCGGGCCGTCGAACCGCGTGGTGGCCTCCGTATCGGTCTCCGGGCCGATCGAGCGCCTGACCCGCCACCCGGGCCGGATGCACGCCCAGGCCGTCATCGACGCGGCCGCCCGTCTGACGGAGGCCCTGCGCCGCTCCGGCTGA
- a CDS encoding HAD family hydrolase, which translates to MPIRAVLWDIDDTLFDYTGADAAGLARQLEAEGIAERYGTPVEALALWRRITDRHWERFAAGEGTFQGQRRDRVREFLEQPAMTDGEADAWFDKYVEHYKAQWKVFPDVVPVLDTLAADYRHGVLSNSSLVNQDPKLRDLGLRDRFEVLICAVELGVSKPEARAFLAACEALGLPPGEVAYVGDQPEIDARGARDAGLLACWLDRDGGRGPGPEGAHRIEGLEQLPELLAADTRFGARSGIR; encoded by the coding sequence ATGCCGATCCGTGCCGTGCTGTGGGACATCGACGACACCCTGTTCGACTACACCGGGGCCGACGCCGCGGGGCTCGCGCGACAGCTGGAAGCCGAGGGCATCGCCGAGCGGTACGGGACGCCCGTCGAGGCGCTCGCACTGTGGCGGCGGATCACCGACCGGCACTGGGAGCGCTTCGCCGCCGGCGAGGGCACCTTCCAGGGCCAGCGGCGGGACCGGGTGCGGGAGTTCCTGGAGCAGCCCGCGATGACCGACGGCGAGGCCGACGCCTGGTTCGACAAGTACGTCGAGCACTACAAGGCGCAGTGGAAGGTCTTCCCCGATGTGGTGCCCGTGCTCGACACCCTCGCCGCCGACTACCGGCACGGGGTGCTCTCCAACTCCTCCCTCGTCAACCAGGACCCCAAGCTGCGCGACCTCGGGCTGCGCGACCGCTTCGAGGTGCTGATCTGCGCCGTCGAGCTCGGCGTGAGCAAGCCCGAGGCGCGGGCCTTCCTCGCCGCCTGCGAGGCGCTCGGCCTGCCGCCCGGCGAGGTGGCGTACGTGGGGGACCAGCCCGAGATCGACGCGCGCGGCGCCCGTGACGCGGGCCTGCTGGCCTGCTGGCTCGACCGGGACGGCGGCCGGGGGCCGGGCCCCGAGGGCGCGCACCGGATCGAGGGCCTTGAGCAGCTCCCGGAGCTACTGGCCGCAGATACCCGTTTTGGAGCACGGTCAGGCATCCGGTAA
- a CDS encoding DUF4241 domain-containing protein, protein MPLAAPDYSWHFTPGNAFRDEEDLATLSVADGGTLSLPTGRLVACDPMAHLGREGIPPFREQVAPGRYRLEAAIVSWSLHDEAMQVSPYRDLAAVRLVVSEVPTVSWEPALTSDQRLGDLGPDQFHGYGVDAGVAAFHDASVWPDFADLEATRELLRAPFLADGFRHPGPYVLTGPGGHQVAVFQSGHGDGSYPTWVGRDAEGEITCFLTDFFVVPTEREHPA, encoded by the coding sequence ATGCCCCTCGCCGCTCCCGACTACTCCTGGCACTTCACCCCGGGCAACGCCTTCCGCGACGAGGAGGATCTCGCGACGCTGTCGGTGGCGGACGGGGGCACGCTGTCGCTGCCGACGGGCCGGCTGGTGGCGTGCGACCCCATGGCCCATCTGGGCCGGGAGGGCATCCCCCCATTCCGCGAGCAGGTGGCCCCGGGCCGCTACCGGCTGGAAGCGGCGATCGTCAGCTGGTCCCTGCACGACGAGGCGATGCAGGTGTCGCCCTACCGGGACCTCGCCGCCGTGCGGCTGGTGGTGAGCGAAGTGCCCACGGTGTCCTGGGAGCCGGCGCTCACCAGTGACCAGCGTCTGGGCGACCTGGGCCCCGACCAGTTCCACGGCTACGGAGTGGACGCCGGCGTGGCCGCGTTCCACGACGCGTCCGTCTGGCCGGACTTCGCCGACCTCGAGGCCACCCGGGAGCTGCTGCGCGCTCCGTTCCTCGCAGACGGGTTCCGGCACCCCGGCCCCTACGTCCTCACGGGCCCGGGCGGGCACCAGGTGGCGGTCTTCCAGTCCGGCCATGGCGACGGCTCGTACCCGACCTGGGTCGGCCGGGACGCCGAAGGGGAGATCACCTGTTTCCTGACCGACTTCTTCGTCGTGCCCACCGAGCGCGAGCACCCGGCGTAG
- the gltX gene encoding glutamate--tRNA ligase, producing the protein MVNGPVRVRFCPSPTGNPHVGLVRTALFNWAFARHHGGTFVFRIEDTDAARDSEESYDQLLDSLKWLGFTWDEGPEVGGPHAPYRQSERMDIYKDVARRLLDGGYAYKCYCTTEELDARRAAARAAGKPSGYDGHCRELTTVQVEAYEGEHRASIVRFRMPDEPITFTDLVRGELTFTPDNVPDFGIVRANGAPLYTLVNPVDDALMEITHVLRGEDLLSSTPRQIALYKALIELGVAKTTPAFGHLPYVMGEGNKKLSKRDPEASLNLYRERGFLPEGLLNYLSLLGWSFSKDQDVFSIEEMVSKFDIDGVNANPARFDLKKAESINGDHIRLLDPKAFADACTPWLRAPHANWAAEEFDAEAWERIAPYAQTRVTVLSEITANVDFLFLKEPVEDQASWDKAMKGEPAALLTTARENLAAADWSDPESLKQAVLTAGEAHGLKLGKAQAPVRVAVTGRTVGLPLFESLEILGKDRSLSRIDAALAKLAA; encoded by the coding sequence GTGGTTAACGGACCTGTCCGCGTACGTTTCTGTCCCTCCCCGACCGGCAACCCCCACGTGGGTCTGGTCCGCACGGCCCTCTTCAACTGGGCGTTCGCCCGCCACCACGGCGGTACGTTCGTCTTCCGCATCGAGGACACCGACGCGGCGCGCGACTCCGAGGAGTCGTACGACCAGCTGCTCGACTCGCTGAAGTGGCTCGGCTTCACCTGGGACGAGGGCCCCGAGGTGGGCGGCCCGCACGCCCCGTACCGCCAGTCCGAGCGCATGGACATCTACAAGGACGTCGCGCGCCGGCTCCTCGACGGCGGCTACGCCTACAAGTGCTACTGCACCACCGAGGAGCTCGACGCGCGCCGCGCGGCCGCCCGCGCCGCCGGCAAGCCCTCCGGCTACGACGGCCACTGCCGCGAGCTCACCACCGTGCAGGTCGAGGCGTACGAGGGCGAGCACCGCGCCTCGATCGTCCGCTTCCGGATGCCCGACGAGCCGATCACCTTCACGGACCTCGTCCGCGGCGAGCTCACCTTCACCCCGGACAACGTGCCGGACTTCGGCATCGTCCGGGCCAACGGCGCCCCGCTGTACACGCTGGTCAACCCGGTCGACGACGCGCTGATGGAGATCACCCACGTCCTGCGCGGCGAGGACCTGCTCTCCTCCACCCCCCGCCAGATCGCCCTGTACAAGGCACTGATCGAACTGGGCGTGGCCAAGACCACCCCCGCCTTCGGCCACCTGCCGTACGTGATGGGCGAGGGCAACAAGAAGCTCTCGAAGCGCGACCCCGAGGCTTCGCTCAACCTGTACCGCGAGCGCGGCTTCCTCCCCGAGGGCCTGCTGAACTACCTCTCGCTGCTCGGCTGGTCCTTCTCCAAGGACCAGGACGTCTTCTCGATCGAGGAGATGGTGTCGAAGTTCGACATCGACGGCGTCAACGCCAATCCGGCGCGGTTCGACCTCAAGAAGGCCGAGTCGATCAACGGCGACCACATCCGCCTGCTCGACCCGAAGGCCTTCGCGGACGCCTGCACCCCGTGGCTCCGGGCCCCGCACGCCAACTGGGCAGCCGAGGAGTTCGACGCCGAGGCCTGGGAGCGGATCGCCCCGTACGCCCAGACCCGCGTGACCGTCCTCTCGGAGATCACCGCCAACGTCGACTTCCTGTTCCTCAAGGAGCCGGTCGAAGACCAGGCCTCGTGGGACAAGGCCATGAAGGGCGAGCCCGCGGCCCTGCTGACCACGGCGCGCGAGAACCTCGCCGCCGCCGACTGGTCGGACCCGGAGTCCCTCAAGCAGGCCGTCCTGACCGCCGGCGAGGCCCACGGCCTCAAGCTCGGCAAGGCCCAGGCCCCGGTCCGCGTGGCCGTCACCGGCCGCACGGTCGGCCTGCCGCTCTTCGAGTCCCTGGAGATCCTGGGCAAGGACCGCTCCCTGTCCCGCATCGACGCGGCCCTGGCGAAGCTCGCCGCGTAG
- a CDS encoding fumarylacetoacetate hydrolase family protein — MRIARFSIDGNVAFGVVEGDAAPGAEGELVLDIIKGIPFADFELSGTKVPLSKVRLLPPVLPNKVVAIGRNYAEHAAELGHAVPDAPITFFKPSTSVVGPGDPIAYPSFSQDLHHEAELAVVIGRMCREVPRERVKDVILGYTCANDVTARDVQQREQQWARAKGFDSSCPLGPWIETDLDPSDLTIQCTVNGEQRQLGRTSDMVRSIEDLVVHISEAMTLLPGDVILTGTPAGVGPLNVGDEVAVTIEGIGTLTNKVIKRG; from the coding sequence GTGCGCATCGCCAGGTTCTCGATCGACGGCAATGTCGCCTTCGGCGTGGTCGAGGGCGATGCAGCCCCCGGCGCCGAGGGGGAGCTCGTCCTCGACATCATCAAGGGCATTCCGTTCGCGGACTTCGAGCTCTCCGGCACGAAGGTCCCGCTGAGCAAGGTCCGGCTGCTGCCGCCCGTGCTCCCGAACAAGGTCGTGGCCATCGGCCGCAACTACGCGGAGCACGCGGCGGAGCTCGGTCACGCGGTCCCGGACGCCCCCATCACCTTCTTCAAGCCCTCCACCTCGGTGGTCGGCCCGGGCGACCCGATCGCGTACCCCTCCTTCTCCCAGGACCTCCACCACGAGGCGGAGCTCGCCGTGGTCATCGGCCGCATGTGCCGCGAGGTCCCGCGCGAGCGCGTCAAGGACGTCATCCTCGGCTACACCTGCGCCAACGACGTCACCGCGCGCGACGTCCAGCAGCGCGAGCAGCAGTGGGCCCGGGCCAAGGGCTTCGACAGCTCCTGCCCCCTCGGCCCCTGGATCGAGACCGACCTGGACCCGAGCGACCTGACCATCCAGTGCACGGTCAACGGCGAACAACGCCAGCTCGGCCGCACCAGCGACATGGTCCGCTCCATCGAGGACCTGGTCGTGCACATCAGCGAGGCCATGACGCTGCTCCCGGGCGACGTCATCCTCACGGGGACCCCGGCCGGAGTCGGCCCCCTCAACGTCGGCGACGAGGTCGCCGTCACCATCGAAGGCATCGGCACTCTCACCAACAAGGTGATCAAGCGTGGTTAA
- a CDS encoding sensor histidine kinase, producing the protein MQGRFKRDGKGSPQARQGRGDTAAEQEPRGTDRGTSPQHAQNRGPAVEGAGHDASAPVKAKGRGKSAAKAGQTEQQDTAIPKAPSGPGSRLAMQNWRISTRLVSLLTLPVVAATTLGGFRINDSLNDIAQLEHMQLLTTMTRQATHLAAMLQEERDSSAGPLSISKGKSNSTVDGKRQETDNAVKAFSAAADKVDDVEGKDDTLKSIRNNVLQIGRQIAGIDAVRRQAYANGAQQTVTEYNAMIVSLLSLSQDMAQATSNPEMIKRTRALAAFSSAKEYASIQRAIIAASLPDSQGTQGTLKENDRLYAQSAQRAEGQAKKTFELVYQGRSEELLASLGDGNPEIGKADHYARRVLGSPEQFAKETQYKSWLDWYDADGTKLNEMGKIELSLLQDMEMKARELKQESQQDAIINGALILLVLGVSLVGAFVMARSMIRSLRRLQDTATRVAQDRLPELVKQLSESDPQDVDTSVESVGVHTRDEIGQVAAAFDDVHREAVRLAAEQALLRGNVNAMFTNLSRRSQGLIQRQLSLISELESREADPDQLSSLFKLDHLATRMRRNGENLLVLAGEEPGRRWTRPVPLVDVLRAAASEVEQYERIELASVPGTDVAGRVVNDLVHLLAELLENATSFSSPQTKVKVTGHALPDGRVLVEIHDTGIGLSPEDLAAINERLAAPPTVDVSVSRRMGLFVVGRLSLRHGIRIQLRPSDSGGTTALVMLPVDVAQGGKKPGGPGAPGGQAPGGQASAGGPAAAAQASVPGPGARPPVGAAPQRGQVGAGGQRAALPGRDGSAGPQGGRPQQPAGPGARPQQGGQGGFGGGAPTGPAGLTGQGQGQGSFGGGAPLPGRGAAGAGAGAAGFAGAGLSGGPQARPTASPSGFPQGNGFERPQQPQQQAPQAPQQPPQQQPQSFQQPSAPAAPAQNGPRPQLPPRGGAPRAELPAPQTASWGADQARGHDELSGPGSTAEFARPDFNAPLPQGGAGNSTTGQFERPDVRGYQDQSTTGQFERPGGYQPQRPGGPGVGGYARPQQAPQPQPQQAPRLPQAPQPEALPPAPSRGEGRSPIFDTLESNWFREEGQQPAPQAPATAIPQQGQQPQQPAPQQQHQLPQRGQDHAAEPAAATTGSSPTVSWRSSPNDELMRQAERVRQPAAGGITTSGLPRRVPRANLVAGTAQQQAEAQPGPQVSRSPDDVRGRLTNLRRGIQQGRQAGNSGPATGSYHIDPTYQQER; encoded by the coding sequence GTGCAGGGACGATTCAAGAGGGATGGCAAGGGGTCTCCCCAGGCCCGCCAGGGCCGTGGGGACACCGCGGCCGAGCAGGAGCCGCGCGGGACCGACCGTGGCACCTCGCCCCAGCACGCCCAGAACCGCGGGCCGGCTGTCGAAGGCGCGGGCCACGACGCCTCCGCCCCGGTGAAGGCGAAGGGCCGGGGCAAGTCCGCCGCCAAGGCCGGTCAGACCGAGCAGCAGGACACGGCGATACCGAAGGCCCCCAGTGGGCCCGGTTCCCGTCTCGCCATGCAGAACTGGCGAATCAGCACGCGACTGGTGTCGCTGCTGACCCTGCCCGTCGTCGCCGCCACCACGCTCGGTGGTTTCCGCATCAACGACTCGCTCAACGACATCGCACAGCTCGAGCACATGCAGCTGCTGACGACCATGACCCGGCAGGCCACCCACCTGGCCGCCATGCTCCAGGAGGAGCGGGACAGCTCGGCCGGTCCGCTCTCCATCAGCAAGGGCAAGAGCAACAGCACGGTCGACGGCAAGCGCCAGGAGACCGACAACGCGGTGAAGGCCTTCAGCGCCGCGGCGGACAAGGTCGACGACGTCGAGGGCAAGGACGACACCCTCAAGTCGATCCGCAACAACGTCCTGCAGATCGGCCGTCAGATCGCCGGCATCGACGCGGTCCGCAGGCAGGCGTACGCCAACGGCGCCCAGCAGACCGTCACCGAGTACAACGCGATGATCGTCTCACTGCTCTCCCTCTCCCAGGACATGGCGCAGGCCACGTCCAACCCTGAGATGATCAAGCGTACGCGCGCCCTGGCGGCCTTCTCGTCCGCCAAGGAGTACGCCTCCATCCAGCGCGCGATCATCGCCGCCTCGCTCCCCGACAGCCAGGGGACCCAGGGCACGCTGAAGGAGAACGACCGCCTCTACGCGCAATCCGCGCAGCGCGCTGAGGGCCAGGCGAAGAAGACCTTCGAACTCGTCTACCAGGGCCGGTCCGAGGAACTCCTCGCCTCCCTCGGCGACGGCAACCCGGAGATCGGCAAGGCGGACCACTACGCCCGCCGCGTCCTGGGCTCCCCCGAGCAGTTCGCCAAGGAGACGCAGTACAAGTCCTGGCTCGACTGGTACGACGCCGACGGCACCAAGCTCAACGAGATGGGCAAGATCGAGCTGAGCCTGCTCCAGGACATGGAGATGAAGGCCCGCGAGCTCAAGCAGGAGTCGCAGCAGGACGCCATCATCAACGGTGCCCTGATCCTCCTCGTGCTCGGTGTCTCCCTCGTCGGCGCATTCGTCATGGCCCGCTCGATGATCCGCTCGCTGCGCCGCCTCCAGGACACCGCGACCCGCGTCGCCCAGGACCGCCTGCCGGAGCTCGTCAAGCAGCTCTCCGAGTCCGACCCGCAGGACGTCGACACCTCCGTGGAGTCGGTCGGCGTGCACACCCGCGACGAGATCGGCCAGGTGGCCGCGGCCTTCGACGACGTGCACCGCGAGGCCGTCCGCCTCGCCGCCGAGCAGGCCCTCCTGCGAGGCAACGTCAACGCGATGTTCACCAACCTCTCGCGCCGTTCGCAGGGCCTCATCCAGCGCCAGCTCTCGCTCATCTCCGAGCTGGAGTCGCGCGAGGCCGACCCGGACCAGCTGTCCTCGCTCTTCAAGCTCGACCACCTCGCGACCCGCATGCGCCGTAACGGCGAAAACCTCCTCGTCCTCGCGGGCGAGGAGCCGGGCCGCCGGTGGACCCGCCCCGTCCCGCTCGTCGACGTGCTCCGTGCCGCGGCGTCCGAGGTGGAGCAGTACGAGCGCATCGAACTGGCCTCGGTGCCCGGCACCGACGTCGCCGGCCGCGTCGTCAACGACCTCGTGCACCTCCTCGCCGAGCTGCTGGAGAACGCCACCTCGTTCTCCTCCCCGCAGACCAAGGTCAAGGTCACCGGTCACGCGCTGCCCGACGGCCGCGTGCTGGTCGAGATCCACGACACCGGCATCGGCCTCTCCCCCGAGGACCTCGCCGCGATCAACGAGCGCCTCGCGGCGCCGCCGACCGTGGACGTCTCCGTCTCCCGCCGCATGGGCCTGTTCGTGGTCGGCCGCCTGTCCCTGCGACACGGCATCCGCATCCAGCTGCGCCCCTCCGACTCGGGCGGTACGACGGCCCTCGTCATGCTGCCGGTGGACGTCGCCCAGGGCGGCAAGAAGCCGGGTGGTCCGGGAGCTCCAGGCGGTCAGGCTCCGGGCGGCCAGGCTTCGGCCGGTGGCCCCGCGGCTGCCGCGCAGGCCTCCGTTCCCGGTCCGGGCGCACGTCCGCCCGTGGGCGCCGCTCCGCAGCGCGGCCAGGTCGGCGCGGGCGGTCAGCGTGCCGCGCTGCCGGGTCGCGACGGCTCTGCCGGCCCGCAGGGTGGTCGGCCCCAGCAGCCGGCCGGACCCGGTGCCCGCCCGCAGCAGGGCGGCCAGGGCGGCTTCGGCGGCGGTGCGCCGACCGGTCCCGCCGGGCTGACCGGCCAGGGGCAGGGTCAGGGTTCCTTCGGTGGCGGTGCGCCGCTGCCGGGCCGCGGTGCGGCCGGCGCGGGCGCCGGCGCCGCGGGCTTCGCGGGTGCCGGGCTGTCCGGTGGTCCGCAGGCCCGTCCGACGGCCTCTCCCTCGGGATTCCCGCAGGGCAACGGCTTCGAGCGCCCGCAGCAGCCTCAGCAGCAGGCCCCGCAAGCGCCTCAGCAGCCGCCGCAGCAGCAGCCCCAGTCGTTCCAGCAGCCTTCCGCCCCCGCGGCGCCGGCTCAGAACGGCCCGCGGCCGCAGCTGCCGCCGCGTGGCGGTGCTCCCCGTGCGGAGCTTCCCGCCCCGCAGACCGCCAGCTGGGGTGCCGACCAGGCCCGCGGCCACGACGAGCTCTCGGGCCCCGGCTCCACGGCCGAGTTCGCCCGTCCCGACTTCAACGCCCCGCTCCCCCAGGGGGGCGCCGGCAACAGCACGACCGGCCAGTTCGAGCGTCCGGACGTACGGGGTTACCAGGACCAGTCGACCACCGGCCAGTTCGAGCGCCCGGGCGGTTACCAGCCCCAGCGCCCCGGCGGCCCCGGTGTCGGCGGGTACGCCCGTCCGCAGCAGGCCCCTCAGCCGCAGCCGCAGCAGGCTCCGCGCCTTCCGCAGGCGCCGCAGCCCGAGGCCCTGCCGCCGGCCCCGAGCCGGGGTGAGGGTCGCAGCCCCATCTTCGACACGCTGGAGTCGAACTGGTTCCGCGAGGAGGGGCAGCAGCCCGCCCCGCAGGCACCGGCCACGGCGATACCCCAGCAGGGTCAGCAGCCGCAGCAGCCCGCCCCGCAGCAGCAGCACCAGCTGCCGCAGCGCGGCCAGGACCACGCGGCCGAGCCCGCCGCGGCGACGACCGGCAGCTCGCCGACCGTCAGCTGGCGCTCCTCTCCGAACGACGAGCTGATGCGGCAGGCCGAGCGCGTGCGCCAGCCCGCCGCCGGCGGCATCACCACCTCGGGGCTGCCCCGCCGGGTCCCGCGGGCGAACCTCGTGGCCGGTACCGCGCAGCAGCAGGCGGAGGCGCAGCCCGGTCCGCAGGTCTCGCGTTCACCCGACGACGTCCGCGGCCGTCTGACCAACCTCCGACGGGGTATTCAGCAGGGTCGCCAGGCCGGCAACAGCGGTCCGGCGACCGGCAGTTACCACATCGACCCCACTTATCAGCAGGAGCGTTAG
- a CDS encoding roadblock/LC7 domain-containing protein, with protein sequence MSQAAQNLNWLITNFVDNTPGVSHTVVVSADGLLLAMSEGFPRDRADQLAAVASGLTSLTAGASRIFEGGAVNQTVVEMDRGFLFLMSVSDGSSLAVLAHPDCDIGLVGYEMALLVDRAGSVLTPDLRAELQGSLLS encoded by the coding sequence ATGAGCCAGGCGGCACAGAACCTGAACTGGTTGATCACCAACTTCGTGGACAACACCCCCGGGGTGTCCCACACGGTGGTGGTCTCCGCCGACGGACTCCTTCTGGCCATGTCCGAAGGTTTCCCCCGCGACCGCGCCGATCAGCTGGCGGCCGTGGCCTCCGGTCTGACCTCGCTGACCGCAGGAGCCTCCCGCATCTTCGAGGGCGGCGCCGTCAACCAGACCGTGGTCGAAATGGACCGGGGATTCCTCTTCCTCATGTCCGTCTCGGACGGATCCTCCCTCGCGGTGCTGGCGCACCCCGATTGCGACATCGGCCTTGTGGGCTACGAGATGGCCCTCCTCGTGGACCGTGCCGGCAGCGTCCTCACCCCGGACCTGCGCGCGGAGCTGCAGGGCAGCCTGCTCAGCTGA
- a CDS encoding DUF742 domain-containing protein, with the protein MTPPPAYPDAYGDSYSDGDQPLVRPYAMTGGRTRPRYQLAIEALVSTTADPMHLSGLLPEHQRICTLCREVKSVAEVSALLSMPLGVARILVADLAEAGMVAIHQPGNGEAGGTPDVTLLERVLSGLRNI; encoded by the coding sequence ATGACCCCGCCCCCCGCCTATCCCGATGCGTACGGAGATTCGTACTCGGATGGCGACCAGCCGCTGGTGCGTCCGTACGCGATGACCGGCGGCCGGACCCGGCCGCGCTACCAGCTCGCCATCGAGGCGCTGGTCAGCACCACGGCCGATCCGATGCACCTGTCGGGACTGCTGCCGGAGCACCAGCGCATCTGCACCCTGTGCCGCGAGGTCAAGTCGGTAGCAGAGGTCTCCGCACTTCTGTCGATGCCGCTCGGTGTCGCCCGGATCCTCGTCGCCGACCTGGCGGAGGCCGGAATGGTGGCCATCCACCAGCCGGGCAATGGAGAGGCCGGCGGTACGCCGGATGTGACGCTGCTCGAAAGGGTGCTCAGTGGCCTTCGGAACATCTAA
- a CDS encoding GTP-binding protein, which translates to MAFGTSNGGAAPARSTTSAKIVVAGGFGVGKTTFVGAVSEINPLRTEAVMTSASAGIDDLTHTGDKTTTTVAMDFGRITLDQDLILYLFGTPGQDRFWFMWDDLVRGAIGAVVLVDTRRLADCFPAVDYFENSGLPFVVALNGFEGHQPYTPEEVREALQIGPDAPIITTDARHRADAKSALITLVEHALMARLK; encoded by the coding sequence GTGGCCTTCGGAACATCTAACGGTGGAGCGGCTCCCGCTCGCTCCACCACCTCCGCGAAGATCGTGGTGGCGGGCGGCTTCGGCGTGGGCAAGACCACGTTCGTCGGCGCGGTCTCCGAGATCAACCCGCTGCGCACCGAAGCCGTCATGACCAGCGCCTCCGCCGGAATCGACGACCTCACCCACACCGGTGACAAGACGACCACCACGGTCGCCATGGACTTCGGCCGCATCACGCTCGACCAGGACCTGATCCTGTACCTCTTCGGCACGCCGGGCCAGGACCGCTTCTGGTTCATGTGGGACGACCTCGTCCGCGGCGCCATCGGCGCCGTGGTCCTCGTGGACACCCGCCGCCTGGCGGACTGCTTCCCCGCGGTGGACTACTTCGAGAACAGCGGCCTGCCCTTCGTCGTGGCCCTCAACGGTTTCGAGGGGCACCAGCCGTACACGCCGGAGGAGGTGCGCGAGGCCCTCCAGATCGGCCCCGACGCCCCCATCATCACCACCGACGCCCGCCACCGCGCGGACGCCAAGAGCGCACTCATCACGCTCGTCGAGCACGCGCTCATGGCACGGCTCAAGTAG